In a single window of the Equus quagga isolate Etosha38 chromosome 7, UCLA_HA_Equagga_1.0, whole genome shotgun sequence genome:
- the UBE2B gene encoding ubiquitin-conjugating enzyme E2 B: protein MSTPARRRLMRDFKRLQEDPPVGVSGAPSENNIMQWNAVIFGPEGTPFEDGTFKLVIEFSEEYPNKPPTVRFLSKMFHPNVYADGSICLDILQNRWSPTYDVSSILTSIQSLLDEPNPNSPANSQAAQLYQENKREYEKRVSAIVEQSWNDS, encoded by the exons ATGTCGACCCCGGCCCGGAGGAGGCTCATGCGGGATTTCAAGCG ATTGCAAGAGGACCCACCTGTCGGTGTCAGTGGCGCACCGTCTGAAAACAACATCATGCAGTGGAATGCAGTTATATTTGG ACCAGAAGGGACACCCTTTGAAGATG GTACTTTTAAACTAGTAATAGAATTTTCTGAAGAATATCCAAATAAACCACCAACTGTTAGGTTTTTATCCAAAATGTTTCATCCGAATG TGTATGCTGATGGTAGCATATGTTTAGATATCCTTCAGAATCGATGGAGTCCAACATATGATGTATCTTCTATTTTAACATCAATTCAG TCTCTGCTGGATGAACCAAATCCAAACAGTCCAGCCAATAGCCAGGCAGCACAGCTTTATCAGGAAAACAAACGAGAATATGAGAAAAGAGTTTCAGCCATTGTTGAACAAAGCTGGAATGATTCATAA